A genomic region of Streptosporangium lutulentum contains the following coding sequences:
- a CDS encoding helix-turn-helix domain-containing protein, protein MAWSTRELAELAGTTVNTIRHYHRLGLLDEPERRYNGYKEYGVQDLVRLLRLRRLVELGMPLSQIGEVGTGGDSTPDALRQLDTELAARIERLQRARSDIAAILRDSAPADVPAGFESVAARLSEADSSIIHIYTQLYDEDAMTDLRHMVEADTDSIGDDIDALPPDADEETRQRLAERLAPILAQNLIDYPWLSDPVAHLSKTEHVTQQTFIDAVIELYNTAQLDVLHRASILAHEQLRIAREANGDD, encoded by the coding sequence GTGGCCTGGAGTACACGCGAACTCGCGGAACTCGCCGGCACCACGGTAAACACCATTCGGCACTACCACCGGCTCGGCCTGCTCGACGAGCCCGAGCGCAGGTACAACGGATACAAAGAGTACGGGGTGCAGGATCTCGTGCGCCTTCTGCGCCTCCGACGGCTCGTCGAGCTCGGCATGCCGCTCTCGCAGATCGGAGAAGTCGGCACGGGCGGGGACAGCACCCCGGACGCACTGCGACAGCTCGACACCGAACTCGCGGCACGCATCGAGCGCCTGCAGAGAGCCCGGTCCGACATCGCGGCCATCCTGCGCGACAGCGCGCCGGCCGACGTGCCGGCGGGGTTCGAGTCCGTCGCGGCACGCCTGTCCGAGGCCGACAGCTCGATCATCCACATCTACACGCAGCTCTACGACGAGGATGCGATGACGGACCTGCGGCACATGGTGGAGGCCGACACCGATTCCATCGGCGACGACATCGACGCCCTGCCGCCCGACGCGGACGAGGAGACCCGGCAGCGCCTCGCCGAGAGGCTCGCGCCGATCCTCGCACAGAACCTCATCGACTACCCCTGGCTGAGCGATCCGGTGGCGCATCTGTCGAAGACTGAGCATGTCACGCAGCAGACGTTCATCGACGCGGTGATTGAGCTGTACAACACCGCCCAGCTCGATGTACTTCACCGCGCCAGCATCCTCGCGCACGAGCAACTGCGCATCGCGCGCGAGGCGAATGGCGACGACTGA
- a CDS encoding ester cyclase: protein MSDTELRELFQRYIDALNAHEFHRMTEFIHDEVIKNGRRVTRDDVIAELEGHGNAVPDFTWRVKDVAIDGDRVAARLFNKGTPAKEWFGVTPTGATIEYAEYAFHKVRDGRFYEMNCLIDAQAVQRQLGS from the coding sequence ATGTCCGACACTGAACTGCGCGAACTTTTCCAGCGCTACATCGATGCGCTCAATGCTCATGAGTTTCACCGCATGACCGAGTTCATTCACGACGAGGTCATCAAGAACGGCCGGCGGGTCACGCGGGACGACGTGATCGCGGAGCTGGAGGGGCACGGCAATGCGGTACCCGACTTCACTTGGCGGGTCAAGGACGTCGCCATCGACGGTGATCGCGTGGCGGCCCGTCTGTTCAACAAGGGCACGCCCGCGAAGGAATGGTTCGGCGTGACCCCCACCGGGGCCACGATCGAGTATGCCGAGTACGCCTTCCACAAGGTCCGCGATGGGCGCTTCTATGAGATGAACTGTCTGATCGACGCCCAGGCGGTGCAGCGTCAGCTGGGCTCCTGA
- a CDS encoding SDR family oxidoreductase yields MSDTELRNIEALNAHESDRIAVVTGASRGIGAAIASRLAADGYTVAVHYRQDSAAAAGVVGKIIAAGGAAFSFAADLAAPDTGTAFWAAYDAAAGSLRDAPVRVLVNNAGVALHGAIEEFDAEDFVRQQQINTTAPFLIIQAAMPRLADGGRIVNISSGATRVAFPDLIGYTMTKGAIEALTLPLAQHLGPRGITVNAVVPATTDTDMNASWLRGNPHLIADIAAQNALGRIGEPDDVADVVALLASHDARWVTGQVIDATGGYRL; encoded by the coding sequence ATGTCTGACACCGAACTGCGCAACATCGAGGCGCTCAACGCCCATGAGTCCGACCGCATCGCAGTGGTCACCGGCGCCAGCCGTGGCATCGGCGCGGCCATCGCCAGCCGTCTCGCCGCCGACGGATACACCGTCGCCGTTCACTACCGCCAGGACTCGGCCGCCGCAGCCGGCGTCGTCGGAAAGATCATCGCGGCCGGCGGCGCGGCGTTCTCCTTCGCCGCCGACCTGGCCGCACCCGACACCGGCACCGCGTTCTGGGCCGCCTACGATGCGGCTGCGGGCTCGCTGCGCGACGCTCCCGTGCGGGTGCTGGTGAACAACGCCGGGGTCGCCCTGCACGGCGCCATCGAGGAGTTCGATGCCGAGGACTTCGTCCGCCAGCAGCAGATCAACACCACCGCGCCGTTCCTGATCATCCAGGCTGCCATGCCTCGCCTGGCCGACGGCGGGCGCATCGTGAACATCTCCTCCGGCGCCACCCGCGTCGCCTTCCCCGACCTCATCGGCTACACCATGACAAAGGGCGCCATCGAGGCCCTCACCCTCCCCCTCGCCCAGCACCTCGGCCCCCGCGGCATCACTGTCAACGCCGTCGTCCCCGCCACCACCGACACCGACATGAACGCCTCCTGGTTGCGCGGCAACCCCCACCTCATCGCCGACATCGCCGCACAGAACGCCCTCGGCCGCATCGGCGAACCCGACGACGTCGCCGATGTCGTCGCCCTCCTCGCCTCCCATGACGCCCGGTGGGTCACGGGACAGGTCATCGACGCCACCGGCGGCTACCGCTTGTAG